A DNA window from Pseudorasbora parva isolate DD20220531a chromosome 19, ASM2467924v1, whole genome shotgun sequence contains the following coding sequences:
- the sem1 gene encoding 26S proteasome complex subunit SEM1 has protein sequence MSEKKQTVDLGLLEEDDEFEEFPAEDWTGLDEDEDAHVWEDNWDDDNVEDDFSNQLRAELEKHGYKMETS, from the exons ATGTCAGAGAAGAAACAAACAGTGGACTTGGGGCTGTTGGAGGAAGATGATGAATTTGAAGAGTTCCCAGCAGAGG ACTGGACAGGCCTGGATGAAGATGAGGATGCTCATGTTTGGGAAGATAACTGGGATGATGACAATGTAGAGGATGACTTTTCTAATCAGCTGAG AGCGGAGCTTGAAAAACATGGATACAAGATGGAAACCTCCTAA